CACTCACAAACATTTAAAAAACCTGCTAAAAAAGCAAAATCAAAGAGAGAGCAGTACTAGTAACAATCATTATGTGTCATATCTGATAATTGTATATTTGATGTCGGGTCAAAACGGATATAAATTATGCCTGATTAGCATCATACCAGCTCATTTTAATACCTAAAACTTTAAAAGTAGAAAAGCACAGAATCCAGAGATGCCGTGAAATTACAGAGAAACTGGGAAGAGGAAGATACGTACCAGAACTATTAGTGAAATTAGCAGTTAAGTTTGAGAAACCAAAATTTTGAGGCATCTCCCTAAGAAATCCAAATGAAGTAGTGTCAGCATCCAGAAGAGGTTCATTAAGAGGTTGTGTGTTAGACTCCACACTACTAAATGACAAAACAAATGCATCACCCATTGCAGAACGTGACTCCAAGTAACTGCCATGAGGACCAAAGGCAAACGGAGAATTCCACCATAGACAGGTTCTTTCTTAATAATCCCCCAATCTATTGTTTGTCTCAACCCCATGTTAGAGGGCTAGCCCAAAAACATATTAGGAGGAACATCAATTTTTCTGCTTTGAGAAGGAATATCAACTACTGTTTGTATGCAAGAGAGAACAAATGAGATGTTGTTACTGAATGCATTGGGTCTATCATCACGTACAGGTTCATGCATTATGCCATTAGTTTTTGCAGCAGTTCCAATATTTTCAGCAGCACCacaagttgaattttgatgcactgcactaaggaaagaaaacttAAACATTAACTTGAGACAACAACACAAGCTTCTCAAATACAGGTTCTAGCAAGAACAAAGATAACAAACAAATAGAAGGTAATGAAGATAAGGATAAGTCTATATGAGCTTAGGGACAGGCTCCAAACTGAACATAGTGCTCATCATTCTTGTTGTAGATAAGATCAGACAACTTATTATTTtgacattaagagtttcttgtAGAGGGTGCTGAATCCATTTTACAACTTTGGAGGCCTTGTAAAGCACAGAGAGGCTCATTTTGGTAAAATCATTAGTTATATTCATAAGTATATCTGTTTCTGCATGAATCATCAAAGCAACCGCTCAAAAGTTCATCATTCCTCTGCTGTTGCATGTCATTCTTAATAAACTTTGTTGTCGAATCAAACAAATGTGTTTTTCTCACACAAATAGCCTAGTGCTTTTTAAGGAAAATTGGTGAAGTTCAGTGGGTTTTCTATTTTCACACATAAATAGCCCCGTTTGTATTCTCGGAGTCTCAGTCCACGCTCTAGTTGAGCCTAACACGAGGGTGGATGAAAGTCC
The sequence above is drawn from the Capsicum annuum cultivar UCD-10X-F1 unplaced genomic scaffold, UCD10Xv1.1 ctg12378, whole genome shotgun sequence genome and encodes:
- the LOC124890129 gene encoding uncharacterized protein LOC124890129: MQQQRNDELLSVHQNSTCGAAENIGTAAKTNGIMHEPVRDDRPNAFSNNISFVLSCIQTVVDIPSQSRKIDVPPNIYLESRSAMGDAFVLSFSSVESNTQPLNEPLLDADTTSFGFLREMPQNFGFSNLTANFTNSSGTYLPLPSFSVISRHLWILCFSTFKVLGIKMSWYDANQQ